Sequence from the Bacteroidales bacterium genome:
GCATACCACCCAACACCGGTGCGGCTTCAAATATTTTAACATCATGACCTTTCAATGCCAGGTGATATGCGGCTGTCAGGCCGGCAGGACCTGAACCAATCACAGCAACTTTCCTTCCCGATTTTGTTTCAATGATTTTTTTCTGTGGCTCTGGATATTTCTCATAGTAATAATCGGTGAAAAATCTTTTTATTCTTCTGATATCGACAGGTGCTTCGAGACTTCCCCTTGTACATGCGCTCTGACAAGGCGCATAACATGCGCGACCTAAACTTCCGGGCAAAGGAATATCTTCCAAATGAAGTTTCATCGCATCTTCATACTGACCGTTTCTCACCAACGAAATATATCCGTATGGTTTAACACCACCGGGACATTCATTGATACAAGGTGCCGAAACATCCTGCCTGTCGATAGTTGCAATACGGGGATTGGCAAGGCTAAACGGGATGTAAGCAACTTTTCTTCCAGCAAGATTGCAGTTGTATTCATCGTTACGTATCTCGGGACAAGCTACTTCGCACTGCTGACAGCCTGTACAATTTTCCTGAACAACATAGCGCGGATTCTTTGTCACCTGAACTTTAAAATCTTTTCCTTCTTTTTTAATATCATCAATCTCGCTGTTCAGCATTAATGTAATATTGGGATGACGCGCCGTTTCAGACATTTTAGGTGTAGTGATACAGGCAGCACAATCGAGGGTCGGAAAAACTTTACTGAGCTGTATCATCTTTCCACCAATCGACAAGGCTTTATCAACAAGCAATACCTTGTAATCCATTTCGGCAAGATTCAAAGCAGTTTCCTGTCCGGCAATACCACCGCCTATTACCAGTGCATCGTATGTTTTGTTTTTATCAGGCATATCGGGAAACATTTATACTATTCTTTTAACACATATTTTTTTATACATCTTTTGGGCTAAAGCCCATTCAATAGTTTTCAAATCATCCACGACCTGAAGGTCATGGCAATTCTATTATCCACGACTTTTAAGTCGTGGTAATCAAAATCTCAAAAAATGGCTTTAGCCAAAATATCCTCATTATATATTTTTTCCTTTTTCATTTTCAACACTTCCCAGGTCAAATAAAATTTTACTAAAATTTTCCATGTGGCTTGCAAATGGCTCAGCACATACAGAACAGATTGCCGCCATACGAATTCGTTTCGGACTGATATTTTTTTCTTTCATCATGGTTTGTGAATCGGTAATTATTTTATTGGTATGCTCTGCACATTTAGGACTGAAGGAACATTCATGACCATCGGCAGCAATGAACACACCGTCAAATCCACGTTCAAAAGCATGTAATATCCATTTGGGTTTTATCCCCGACGAACATGGCATACTTATCACATACACCGATGGCGAATAATGAATCTTTCTCAACCCCGCCTGGTCAATACCCGGGTCGGAAATTTTATCGGTTGAAAACACCAGTATTTTCGGTCTGAATGTTTGGTTTTCCATAACTAAAAATTAATATAATTCAATAGTTTCAAAATAATATTTTTGTGTAAACTAATGTAGACTCTTATTATTCAATGAAGCTAATCACGATAAATATGCCGTAGGCATAACAGCTTGGTAAAAAAATAATAACTTAAAAATGATGTGCTGTAGGCACAACCCTTGCATAGCCCACATTTCGCTCATTATTCATGTTAATGAATATCTACTTTCATGATTTTTCGAATATGATAAATCGATAGTACCTACGGTACATTATATATTAAAGTGATTTCATTTTTACCAAGCTTATGTCCCTATCGGGACAAAAGAATACTATCAGTTCCAATACTTACGCTTTCTTCAAAAACAATCTTGAATAACTGTCTTCTTCGATAATTCCAAGAAATTCGTGTTCCATTTTTTCACACCATTTCGGAATATCATGTTTAGTACCTTCGTCGGATGATAATATTTCCATTATCTCACCCGATTCAATTTCACCTATCGCTTTCTTAGCTGCTAATAATGGCCCGGGACAAGCAGTTCCGCGTGCATCAACAATTTTATTTGCGTTCAGATTTTTTAATTCTTCTGTTGTCATTTTTATTTCTCCTTTAAACTTTTTAATTATTTTTTTATTAAAAGATTTTAAAGATTAGCTTAACCATTTTTCAATCTTTCTAATCTTTTCAATCTTTTTAATCTTTTTAATCTTTTTAATTTCTTCTAAATAAACAACTGCACTTTACTTTCCGAAGCATCGGCTAAGAATGTTGCCACACCACAAATATTCAGGTTCGGGTAATCAATCATTTCTTCTTTTTTGAATCCCATAAGGTTCATCGACATTTCGCAGATATTGATTTGAACGCCCAGTTCACCTGCTGTTTTAAACATTTCTTCAAGTGATGCCACTTTGTGTTTTTTCATAATCCCTTTTATCATTGATGTTCCCATGCCACACATATTCATTTTCGAAAGCTTCACTTTTTTACTTCCCTTTGGCAGCATGATGCCAAACATTTTTTCCATGAAGTTTTTTCCCGACGCACTTTTCTTCGGGTCGCGCAGTGCAGCAGTAGCCCAGAATGTAAAGAACAAATTAACTTTCATATCGTATGCTGCAGCACCGGTTGAAATTATCATTGCTGCAAGAATCTTGTCGAGGTCGCCCGAGAACACCACCATCGAAAGCTGGTCTTTAGTGCCTTTTTCAAGTTTGCTCACTTTTTTCTGTAGTTCCAGAAATTGTTTTTCGAAATCTTCGTTCATAATGTTTTGTTTTTGATTGAAACAAATTTAAATTAATATTTCCATATATATAACTTTCTATATGTGAAATATCCCATTTCCAAATGTGATATATATCACATTCAATATTTTTTCTTAATTTTACCATAATGATAATTACTAATAATGAAACAACATAACTGTAAGGATTGCCCAATAAAATCGAAGGCTTCACTACATCTAAGCGAAGAAGAATTAAACATTCTTGAAAATAATAGTGCAGAAGTATCGTTCAAAAAAGGTGAGATTATTTTTAAGCAGAATGCGTTATCGCTTAATGTTGCTTATTTGCGAACCGGTGTGGTTAAGCTTCACATGCACGGACCTTCGAAAGAAAAAATTTTAAAAATCATTAAAGCTCCTACATACCTTGGTATCCCTACAACTTTTGGCGATAAGATAAACCGTTTTTCGGCAACAGCCATTGAAGATTCATCCGTTTGTTTTATCGACAGCAACCTGTTCCGTAATTTTATTTTTTCGAACGGAAAATTTGCTTACGAAATTATTGTTGAGCTTTGCAAAAACGAACTTACCGATTACGAGCGTTATGCAAGCCAGACACAGAAACAAATCCCTGGATTGGTTGCCGAAACATTGTTATGCATGTCGGACAAAATTTATGAAAACGATACATTTAATTTCCCTTTAACACGCGGCGAAATGGGCGACCTG
This genomic interval carries:
- a CDS encoding sulfurtransferase TusA family protein, producing the protein MTTEELKNLNANKIVDARGTACPGPLLAAKKAIGEIESGEIMEILSSDEGTKHDIPKWCEKMEHEFLGIIEEDSYSRLFLKKA
- a CDS encoding hydrogenase iron-sulfur subunit, whose product is MENQTFRPKILVFSTDKISDPGIDQAGLRKIHYSPSVYVISMPCSSGIKPKWILHAFERGFDGVFIAADGHECSFSPKCAEHTNKIITDSQTMMKEKNISPKRIRMAAICSVCAEPFASHMENFSKILFDLGSVENEKGKNI
- a CDS encoding DsrE/DsrF/DrsH-like family protein, translating into MNEDFEKQFLELQKKVSKLEKGTKDQLSMVVFSGDLDKILAAMIISTGAAAYDMKVNLFFTFWATAALRDPKKSASGKNFMEKMFGIMLPKGSKKVKLSKMNMCGMGTSMIKGIMKKHKVASLEEMFKTAGELGVQINICEMSMNLMGFKKEEMIDYPNLNICGVATFLADASESKVQLFI
- a CDS encoding Crp/Fnr family transcriptional regulator — protein: MKQHNCKDCPIKSKASLHLSEEELNILENNSAEVSFKKGEIIFKQNALSLNVAYLRTGVVKLHMHGPSKEKILKIIKAPTYLGIPTTFGDKINRFSATAIEDSSVCFIDSNLFRNFIFSNGKFAYEIIVELCKNELTDYERYASQTQKQIPGLVAETLLCMSDKIYENDTFNFPLTRGEMGDLIGTSRESVSRVLTDLSNEKIIEVNSNEITILKKDLLKQISEKG